A window of Herpetosiphonaceae bacterium genomic DNA:
GCCTCGGCGTCGGCGCGATCAGCGGCGCGGGCATCTTGCCGCGTCTGCGCGTCCGCTTCTCCGTCGATCGGCTGGTGAGCACCCTCACGCTGCTCTTCGCCGCCGGGATCGTCGCGCTGGCCTATCTCCAGAATCTTGTGCTGCTCAATGCCGCGCTGGCGGTGGTCGGCTTGGGCTGGCTGAGCATTACCTCAAGCTTCAATGTCACGGCCCAGACAACCGTTCCCGCGTGGGTGCAGGCGCGCGCGCTTGGCGTCTACCTGCTGGTCTTCCAGGGCAGCTTCGCAGGCGGCAGCGCGGCCTGGGGCGTCGTCGCCGACTACTTTGGCGTGCAGACCGCGCTCCTGGCTGCTGCCGGTATGATGGTGCTGGGCCTGATCACCGCACGGCGCTGGCCGCTCACGATGGATGAGGAGCTGGATCTGAGTCCGTCGCAGCATTGGCCGCCGCCCAGATTGGCCTGGGAGCCGGAGCCGGAATCCGGGCCGGTCCTCGTCACGGTCGAGTACCGGATAGCCCAGCCGCAGCAGGCGGCATTTGTACAGGCGATGCAGGAGGTACAGGTCCAGCGTCTCCGAGACGGCGCGACCAGATGGGATTTGTTCCACGATGCCGCCGAGCCTGAGCGCTTCCTTGAAACGTTTGTCGTCGACTCGTGGGCCGAGCATCTCCGGCAGCACGAGCGCGTCACGATCGCCGACCGCGACGTGGAGCAGCGGGCGCTCGAGTTTCAGCAGCCAGGAGTCGAGCCGATCGTCTCGCATCTGATTGCGACCGTTGGCTCCGTCAAGGCGTCGAATGGACTGGCGAAGGCGCGGGGTATGTCCGACGGCGCGCGATAGCTGCCTGGAAGCAGCCCTGGTAGCCTGAGCGTATTGGAAAGGGATCAGCATGAGCAGGTCGGCAGAGCAGCACCTTCGCCCGCTGGCGTGGTACGAGGCCGTCTATGCGAGCGCGCCCCGGCGATTTGCGATCCCGGCGACGACCGATCCGACAGCCTGGGATGCCTGGCGCGCGGCATTTCGTGCCCGGCTGCGCGAGCGACTCGGCGGCCTCTCTGATGCGCGCGCGCCGATCGCGTGGACTGAAGCGCCGCCCACAGCGCGTACCGGCTACCAGCGTGTGTATGTCGAGTACGAGAGTACGCCCGGCGTCACCGTACCGGCCTGGCTCCTGATCCCGCAGGGCCTCACGCATGCGGCAGCGGCGGTGATCGCCGTACCCGGTCATGGCTACGGCATGGACGAGCTTGTCGGCATCGACGTGGATGGCAGCGAGCGTAGCGCGCCGCAGGGCTACCATCAGGACTTTGCGCTCGCGCTTTGTCGGCGGGGTCTGGTGGTGCTCGTGCCGGAGCTGCGGGCATTTGGACGCCGCCGCGAGCCAGAGGATCGGAACACTATCCCAGCCAGCAATGCGTGCCATGCGGCGGCGTGGTGGGGGATCATGCTTGGCAAGCCGCTGCTGGGCAGCCGCGTGTGGGACGTGCTGCGCGGCATCGATCTGCTCCAGTCGTGGCCCGACGTTGACGCGCGGCGGATCGGGATCATGGGCGGCTCAGGCGGCGGCGCGGTCGCGCTCTTGGCGGCGGCGCTGGAGCCACGGCTGCGCGCGGCGGTGATCAGCACCTATTTCTGCACCTTCAGGGACAGTATTCTCGCCATGCAGCACTGCCCGTGCAACTATGTGCCTGGCCTGCTTCAAGATGCCGAAATGTACGATATTGCCGCGCTGCTTGCCCCGCGCCCACTGCTGATCGAGGCCGGCACTGACGATCCGATCTTTCCGCTGCCGGGCGTGCTCGAAGCGTATGCGCGCGTGCGCGAGGCATACCGCGCTCAAGCAGCCGCCGACCGGCTGGATCAGGATGTGTTTGCCGGTGGACATCAGATCAGCGGCGCGAAAGCGTACGATTTCTTGTGGCACTGGCTGACGCATGAGGTAGACGCGGCCTGATCCAGGGATTGCATGCATCCTCCGAGGACGGGCAGCAACACGAGGAGCCGATTCATGAGTACCGATACCATCGCCTTCGTCGATAGCGCCCCGCGCCGGGCAGTACCGCTGCGCGAGGTGGCGATCTGGCTGCATCCCGATGACGACGTGGCGATCATGAAAGCCCATGTGCCCGCCGGAACCACGATCAGCCTACAGCAGCAGGCGGGACCCCCCGCAGCGCTCGCGGTGCGTCGGCTGATTCCCAGTGGACATAAGATCGCGCTGCGTGAGATTGCTCAGGACGCGCCGATCCGCAGATACGGCCAGGTGATCGGCTTTGCGACGCAGCCGATCGCGGCGGGCGAGCATGTGCATTCGCACAACCTCGGCGTGCACGATTTTGCCCGCGACTATGCCTTTGGCGTGGATGTGCGACCGGTTGAATACGTGCCGATCGAGCAGCGCCGAACATTCCTGGGCTATCAGCGGGCCAGCGGACGAGTCGCAACCCGCAACTATATTGCCGTGATCGCATCGGTCAACTGCTCGGCGCATACCAGCCGTGAGATCGCGCACGCCTTTACGCCGGAGCGCCTGGCGGCCTATCCCAACGTCGACGGCGTGATCGCGCTGACGCATCTCTCCGGCTGTGCCAATCGCATCAACGGGCCGGACTATGTGCTGCTCCAGCGCACGCTGGCTGGTATGGCGCGGCATCCGAATATTGGCGCGTACATCATCGTCGGGCTGGGCTGCGAGACGAATCAGATCGCTGACATGATTCAGAACTACGAGCTCCGCGCGAGCGACGAGGATGGCACGGCCCGAACACCGCCGCACCTCGTTATTCAAGGCGAGGGCGGTACTCGTACAACGATCGCGGCGGGTATCAGCGCGATCGATGCGTTGCTGCCGCTGGTCAACGACGTGCAGCGCACGCCGCAGCCGATCTCCGAGCTGATGCTTGCGCTCCAGTGCGGCGGCAGCGACGGCTGGTCGGGCGTGACGGCGAATCCGGTGCTCGGCATGGTCGTGGATCAGGTGGTCCGCCAGGGCGGCACGGCGGTGCTCGCGGAAACACCGGAGATCTACGGCGCAGAGCATCTGCTCACGCGGCGCGCGATCAGCCCTGAGGTGGGGCAGAAGCTTGTCTCGCAGGTGGGCTGGTGGGAAGCGCACGCCCGACGGCACGGCATGGAGATCGATAACAATCCGAGTCCCGGCAATAAAGCCGGCGGCCTGACGACGATCTACGAAAAGTCGCTTGGCGCGGTCGCCAAAGGTGGGACGATGCCGCTGATGGGTGTTTATGATTACGCCGAGCAGGTGACAGCACGCGGTTTCACCTTCATGGACTCGCCAGGCTACGATCCGGTTTCCGTTACGGGACAGGTGGCGGGCGGCTGTAATCTTGTGCTCTTTACCACGGGCCGTGGCTCGGTCTTTGGCTTTAAACCGGCGCCCAGCATCAAGATCTGCACCAATTCCACGACATACGCGCAGATGATCGACGATATGGATCTGAACGCGGGCACGATTCTGGAGGGCGTTCAGATGGGGGAGGTCGCTGCCGCGCTGCTGGATCTGGCGGTAGCCGTGGCCTCGGGACAGGCCACGAAGAGCGAAGCGCAGGGCATCGGTGAGGCGGAGTTCAACCCGTGGAACCTTGGGGGCACCTTATGAGCACCATGCCTCCGGCTGGTTCAGCAACAAGCGGCAGGAGCCGATTTCCTGCGCGCTTAGGCTTCGCCGTGATGGTTGGGGCGGATGGCACGCTGCCGGAAGCGGTCCTGATCGCCTTGAGAGAGGCAGGCTATACCGGGATCGAGCCCAACTGTTATCAACCGCACCACCTCAAGAGCATTGTTGAAGGCTGCCGCAGCGCTGGCCTGGCGATTCATGCCCTGCCGACCGGACGCTGGCTTGACGTGGCCGAGGCGCTCGAAGATTATGATCGGTACACTGAGAGGGCATTCGAGGTCTTGAGCGAGGGCGCGGCGATTGCGGCATCACTCGACGTGCCGCTCATCTTCGGATTAGTTCGCGGTCCAGGCGCGATACCCAGAGCGAGGGCAGAGGCGTTTCTCACGTCGGTTATCTTCCGCCTGATCCAGGCGACGCCGCACGTGAGCATGCTTGTGGAGCCGATCGCAGCCGACGAGGCGGCCTGGCCTCACACCCTTGACGATGGAGCGCGATTGCTGGAGCGGCTGAAGCTGCCCCAGGTGAAGCTGCTCGCCGATAGCTATCACATTGTTCGTTCCGGGCAAGATCCCCGGATTGAGCGCTACCGCAGCGCGATCGGGCATCTGCATATCCGCGACCACGCGAAACAGATTCCGACACGGAGCACGCCTGAATACGCGGCAGTGTATGCTTCCATTCTCCGCCTGTGGCGTGAAGAAGGCCTGATTCTGAGCTTCGAGCCTCATATCGATCTCAGCCACACCGGTGCGCATGCGATCGCGGGAGCGCAGTGGATCGAGCAGGCCATTGCCCAGGCCTGAGATCGGCTCCCGCTATCGGGCATATCGTCGGCTGCGGCTATGGCATCAACTGCCCGCCGTTGACCTCGATGATCTGCCCGGTGACGTAGCCGCTCAGCGCATCGGATGCGAGGAACACGAACGCGCCCACGCACTCCTCCGGCGTTCCGGCCCGGCCCATCGGGATCGTTGCGAT
This region includes:
- a CDS encoding MFS transporter, whose amino-acid sequence is MNHRLEVVTAEHPPTTATAWSPLRQPVFRALWLAALVSNLGALMQGVAAAWLMTELTPSPVPVALLTTMSSLPLFLVGLPAGALADVVDRRWLVLVTQIWMLAVAAILAGLTAIGWATPWVLLGLTFLLGLGGALSAPAWQAIVPDLVPRHEFAAAVALNGAGFNLARAIGPALGGLIIAAAGPAAVFLLNAASFLGIMVVMYRWQPSPREQAAPPERVRSAVAAGIRFTRHSPPLRAVLVRTGVFIGTASALWALLPVVATRQLGLSATGYGILLGSLGVGAISGAGILPRLRVRFSVDRLVSTLTLLFAAGIVALAYLQNLVLLNAALAVVGLGWLSITSSFNVTAQTTVPAWVQARALGVYLLVFQGSFAGGSAAWGVVADYFGVQTALLAAAGMMVLGLITARRWPLTMDEELDLSPSQHWPPPRLAWEPEPESGPVLVTVEYRIAQPQQAAFVQAMQEVQVQRLRDGATRWDLFHDAAEPERFLETFVVDSWAEHLRQHERVTIADRDVEQRALEFQQPGVEPIVSHLIATVGSVKASNGLAKARGMSDGAR
- a CDS encoding alpha/beta hydrolase family protein yields the protein MSRSAEQHLRPLAWYEAVYASAPRRFAIPATTDPTAWDAWRAAFRARLRERLGGLSDARAPIAWTEAPPTARTGYQRVYVEYESTPGVTVPAWLLIPQGLTHAAAAVIAVPGHGYGMDELVGIDVDGSERSAPQGYHQDFALALCRRGLVVLVPELRAFGRRREPEDRNTIPASNACHAAAWWGIMLGKPLLGSRVWDVLRGIDLLQSWPDVDARRIGIMGGSGGGAVALLAAALEPRLRAAVISTYFCTFRDSILAMQHCPCNYVPGLLQDAEMYDIAALLAPRPLLIEAGTDDPIFPLPGVLEAYARVREAYRAQAAADRLDQDVFAGGHQISGAKAYDFLWHWLTHEVDAA
- a CDS encoding altronate dehydratase family protein encodes the protein MSTDTIAFVDSAPRRAVPLREVAIWLHPDDDVAIMKAHVPAGTTISLQQQAGPPAALAVRRLIPSGHKIALREIAQDAPIRRYGQVIGFATQPIAAGEHVHSHNLGVHDFARDYAFGVDVRPVEYVPIEQRRTFLGYQRASGRVATRNYIAVIASVNCSAHTSREIAHAFTPERLAAYPNVDGVIALTHLSGCANRINGPDYVLLQRTLAGMARHPNIGAYIIVGLGCETNQIADMIQNYELRASDEDGTARTPPHLVIQGEGGTRTTIAAGISAIDALLPLVNDVQRTPQPISELMLALQCGGSDGWSGVTANPVLGMVVDQVVRQGGTAVLAETPEIYGAEHLLTRRAISPEVGQKLVSQVGWWEAHARRHGMEIDNNPSPGNKAGGLTTIYEKSLGAVAKGGTMPLMGVYDYAEQVTARGFTFMDSPGYDPVSVTGQVAGGCNLVLFTTGRGSVFGFKPAPSIKICTNSTTYAQMIDDMDLNAGTILEGVQMGEVAAALLDLAVAVASGQATKSEAQGIGEAEFNPWNLGGTL
- a CDS encoding TIM barrel protein; this translates as MVGADGTLPEAVLIALREAGYTGIEPNCYQPHHLKSIVEGCRSAGLAIHALPTGRWLDVAEALEDYDRYTERAFEVLSEGAAIAASLDVPLIFGLVRGPGAIPRARAEAFLTSVIFRLIQATPHVSMLVEPIAADEAAWPHTLDDGARLLERLKLPQVKLLADSYHIVRSGQDPRIERYRSAIGHLHIRDHAKQIPTRSTPEYAAVYASILRLWREEGLILSFEPHIDLSHTGAHAIAGAQWIEQAIAQA